Proteins from a single region of Salinibacter grassmerensis:
- a CDS encoding ATP-binding protein, with translation MRRTFTPSGLVIALLGFFLTRYTITFAHAEAPTAFVVGGIVPLVLGLSLSVCGVALAIGSFETWYVRTIARWTVLGAGVIGLLIVATVYGGASSFAEDVRTVGIFSNVLIGGSVGGALTGLYAAQNQAAQRKLLNRQNRLVILNRLLHDRVMNAVTVIKGSAPLLRDDADSGLESVDAILEKAESIEAVMGSVHDLTEPGAEAEPQPVNVPEAVETALQRARERHPDATFVAQSLPSDVSAYANHRLADVVGQLLKNGAEHANLDAPRVAVSLDTTPDTVTISVSDEGPGLPDKNREALEHGTTISKDGDPTAGLGLYLVRLFVYAFQGSLHTEVTDEGTTVSVALERVPESPEDESSVPADSSLVGVTPAQLGATALSGLVAGGAMGAYMHFTTGVVPVIGALYGTQNLLVGVLTHEFHSLVFALIYAGLLTLLPRWWRTDWVGMVGVGTAWGAVLWLGASGFVMPIWLNLVGISTPIPNLSPNSLLAHLLWGSMLAVGAHVSRRRLVP, from the coding sequence ATGCGCCGGACATTCACCCCTAGTGGGCTAGTCATCGCGCTTTTGGGATTTTTCCTGACCCGCTACACCATCACGTTCGCCCACGCGGAGGCACCGACGGCGTTTGTGGTCGGGGGCATCGTCCCCCTCGTCCTCGGCCTGTCATTGTCGGTGTGCGGCGTGGCCCTCGCCATCGGCTCATTCGAGACGTGGTACGTGCGCACCATTGCGCGGTGGACAGTGCTCGGGGCCGGCGTGATTGGCCTGCTCATCGTGGCGACCGTCTACGGAGGGGCGTCCTCCTTCGCCGAAGATGTCCGGACGGTCGGCATCTTCTCGAACGTGTTGATCGGGGGCAGTGTGGGCGGGGCTCTCACCGGCCTGTACGCTGCCCAGAACCAAGCCGCCCAGCGCAAGCTCTTGAACCGCCAGAATCGGCTCGTCATTCTCAATCGCCTGTTGCACGACAGGGTGATGAATGCCGTTACGGTGATCAAAGGGAGCGCCCCGCTTCTGCGGGACGATGCAGACTCGGGACTGGAGTCGGTGGACGCCATTCTGGAGAAGGCCGAATCCATCGAGGCCGTCATGGGAAGCGTGCACGACCTCACCGAGCCGGGCGCCGAGGCCGAGCCGCAGCCGGTGAACGTCCCCGAGGCTGTTGAGACGGCACTCCAGCGGGCACGAGAGAGACACCCCGACGCGACGTTTGTGGCCCAGTCGCTCCCATCCGACGTATCGGCGTACGCGAACCACCGGCTGGCAGACGTGGTGGGTCAGTTGCTCAAGAACGGGGCCGAGCACGCCAACCTGGACGCTCCCCGCGTGGCCGTTTCTCTCGACACGACCCCCGACACCGTGACGATCTCCGTGTCCGACGAGGGGCCCGGCCTTCCAGACAAGAACCGGGAAGCCCTGGAGCACGGCACGACCATTTCCAAAGACGGGGATCCTACGGCGGGGCTCGGGCTGTATCTCGTGCGGCTGTTCGTATACGCATTCCAGGGATCCCTTCACACAGAGGTGACCGACGAGGGCACCACCGTGTCGGTCGCCCTCGAACGCGTCCCCGAATCCCCCGAAGACGAGTCCAGCGTCCCGGCAGATTCCTCCCTTGTAGGCGTTACACCGGCCCAGCTCGGGGCCACCGCCCTGTCGGGGCTGGTCGCGGGTGGGGCCATGGGGGCGTACATGCACTTCACCACCGGGGTCGTGCCGGTCATTGGTGCGCTCTACGGCACGCAGAACCTTCTCGTCGGCGTCCTGACCCACGAGTTTCACAGTCTCGTCTTTGCCCTCATCTACGCCGGCCTCCTCACTCTCCTTCCTCGCTGGTGGCGGACAGACTGGGTGGGAATGGTCGGTGTAGGGACCGCGTGGGGCGCAGTGTTATGGCTCGGAGCGAGCGGGTTCGTCATGCCGATTTGGCTTAATCTCGTCGGAATTTCGACCCCGATCCCAAACCTCAGCCCGAACAGCCTGCTGGCGCACCTCCTATGGGGGAGCATGCTCGCGGTCGGCGCTCACGTGAGCCGACGGCGACTTGTCCCGTAG
- a CDS encoding DUF3179 domain-containing protein has translation MQHRLFFVLGLAGLWACSVVLGAQAQSSLPAGAPAALQQFDTDYSAHNIDLSTLRSGGPPKDGIPSVDAPVFVSVGAAQDWIAPEEPVIAFEYNGAARAYPLQILTHHEIVNDRVGGTPVAVTFCPLCYSALVFVRTLDGTPVEFGVSGMLRNSDLVMYDRKTETLWQQLTGKAIVGDRAGDTLEQLPSQIVSFRQFADSYPDGAVLSRDTGHDRPYGRNPYAGYDDIDSRPFAYDGPVDDRLPPMEKVVAVSVGTTHKAYPHSTTEEERVVHDTVGGRPLVVLHAPGAVSALDAPEIEDSKETGSTGVFVPRVDGRSLQFSYVGKGRFQDAETKSTWTVTGEAIEGPLEGTQLDRVRHGDYFAFAWLAFRPDATVFEAEVGS, from the coding sequence ATGCAGCACCGACTGTTTTTCGTGCTGGGTCTAGCGGGCCTCTGGGCCTGTTCCGTCGTGCTCGGGGCGCAAGCGCAGTCGTCCCTGCCCGCAGGGGCGCCGGCTGCCCTTCAGCAGTTCGACACGGATTATTCGGCGCACAACATCGATCTCTCGACGCTGCGGTCGGGTGGGCCGCCGAAGGATGGTATTCCCTCGGTGGACGCCCCCGTATTCGTTTCGGTGGGGGCGGCCCAGGATTGGATCGCCCCGGAGGAGCCGGTGATTGCCTTCGAATACAACGGCGCGGCCCGGGCCTATCCGCTTCAGATTCTCACCCACCACGAGATTGTCAACGATCGAGTGGGGGGCACGCCGGTGGCGGTCACCTTCTGCCCGCTCTGCTACAGCGCCCTCGTGTTCGTTCGTACGCTCGATGGGACGCCCGTCGAGTTCGGCGTCTCCGGCATGCTCCGCAACTCAGACCTGGTCATGTACGACCGGAAGACCGAGACGCTGTGGCAGCAGCTCACCGGTAAAGCGATCGTCGGGGACCGTGCCGGGGACACGCTGGAGCAGTTGCCCTCTCAGATCGTCTCCTTTCGCCAGTTTGCGGACAGCTATCCCGACGGCGCGGTTCTCTCCCGCGATACAGGGCATGACCGGCCCTACGGCCGCAATCCGTACGCGGGCTACGACGACATCGACAGCAGGCCTTTCGCCTACGATGGGCCGGTCGACGACCGTCTCCCACCGATGGAGAAGGTCGTGGCGGTCAGTGTGGGGACCACCCACAAGGCGTACCCGCACTCTACGACAGAGGAGGAGCGGGTCGTCCACGATACGGTCGGGGGCCGGCCTCTGGTGGTCCTCCACGCGCCCGGTGCGGTGTCGGCCCTCGACGCGCCCGAGATCGAGGACTCGAAGGAAACCGGGTCCACGGGCGTGTTCGTCCCGCGGGTGGACGGGCGCTCCCTGCAGTTCTCCTACGTTGGGAAGGGGCGCTTCCAGGACGCGGAGACGAAAAGCACCTGGACGGTGACGGGGGAGGCCATCGAAGGGCCGCTGGAGGGCACACAGCTCGATCGCGTGCGGCACGGCGACTACTTTGCGTTCGCCTGGCTCGCCTTCCGCCCCGACGCCACGGTGTTCGAGGCCGAGGTGGGTTCGTAG
- the ppc gene encoding phosphoenolpyruvate carboxylase, translated as MPRWDDLDLETEGTGISEPLSRQVNLVGSMLGHIAEEQSGTALFEHVEGLRALCKAAEQENAPKKREEAAEQIATLDQDTLERLLHVYTTFFHLVNQAEQQEIIRVNRERARQSGPSDWPLGPGDGTGADEAEPRPQSIDAAVADLKAEGYTVDEVVAFFRQLDIQPTLTAHPTEARRRSVLRKEQHIADLLSTLRRPDATPDERAETLDRLYGQVAFLLGTDEVRAERPTVREEVEQGHYFLHGSIWDTIPTLHRDVQQALRRHYDATAELPAFLQYRSWIGSDRDGNPNVTADVTRWTVARQRRTTLEHYLEEIDELRDDLSISTRQLTVSDALRDSLDADAAAVDLPDDVRRQYQREPYRLKLCYVEERLRGLLDRIDATDVEAMAGAYTADDLLADLDLIAESLHGHGFEDAAQSGQLHRLRSLVKTFGFHLAALDVRQHSGVHEDTVAALLDAGGVTAGYEYLSEEEKLEVLSRELQNPRPLVNRHADLPPDAAELMEVFEVIRAMHAVDPDIVGSYVVSMTHTVSDLLEPMLLAKEAGLGAVVDGSYRCPLDMVPLFETIEDLDAADDRMETLFTHPVYAAQLEGRDGFQEIMLGYSDSNKDGGYWMANWALHKAIHALGVVCDEHDVDLRLFHGRGGTVGRGGGHTSQAIQALPPVVHNGRIRMTEQGEIISFRYALPDIARRHVEQIVNATLTATARAQNTPPAENPLLADKVSMESDVVALMDRLAEESMSAYREFIDDPEGWQWYTAATPIEHISRLPIASRPVSRASEGEEVEFENLRAIPWVFAWTQTRYIAPGWYGTGQGLATLMEERPGARDTLQELYQSWPFFRTVLDSAQREMARTRLPIAERYDALADVETSFHDPIVEDYERAEDAILQITDQEALFDSNPVLKKSIELRNPYTDVLNLLQIELLKRYRASTDDAEQEALREDIFLSINGVAAAMQSTG; from the coding sequence ATGCCTCGCTGGGACGACCTCGACCTCGAAACGGAGGGCACCGGCATCTCTGAGCCCCTGAGCCGCCAGGTAAACCTGGTGGGGAGCATGCTCGGGCACATCGCGGAAGAGCAGAGCGGGACGGCCCTCTTCGAGCACGTCGAGGGGCTGCGGGCCCTCTGCAAGGCGGCGGAGCAGGAGAACGCCCCGAAAAAGCGGGAGGAGGCCGCGGAGCAGATCGCAACGCTCGACCAGGATACGCTGGAGCGTCTGTTGCATGTGTACACGACCTTCTTCCACCTCGTCAATCAGGCGGAGCAGCAGGAAATCATCCGCGTCAACCGCGAGCGCGCCCGCCAGTCCGGCCCGTCGGACTGGCCGCTGGGGCCGGGGGACGGCACCGGGGCCGATGAGGCGGAGCCGCGCCCGCAGTCGATCGACGCGGCGGTGGCGGACCTGAAGGCGGAGGGCTACACGGTCGACGAGGTCGTGGCCTTCTTCCGGCAGCTGGACATCCAGCCCACCCTCACGGCCCACCCCACGGAGGCGCGGCGACGCTCGGTGCTGCGCAAGGAGCAGCACATCGCCGATCTGCTCTCGACCCTTCGCCGTCCCGACGCCACGCCAGACGAGCGCGCCGAGACGCTGGACCGCCTCTACGGTCAGGTGGCCTTTCTCCTGGGTACCGACGAGGTGCGGGCCGAGCGGCCCACGGTGCGAGAGGAGGTGGAGCAGGGGCACTACTTCCTGCACGGCTCCATCTGGGACACCATCCCCACCCTCCACCGCGACGTGCAGCAGGCCCTGCGCCGCCACTACGACGCCACCGCCGAGCTGCCGGCCTTCCTGCAGTACCGGTCCTGGATCGGCAGCGACCGCGACGGCAACCCCAACGTGACGGCCGACGTCACGCGCTGGACCGTTGCCCGCCAGCGCCGCACCACGCTCGAGCACTACCTGGAGGAGATCGACGAGCTGCGCGACGACCTGAGCATCTCTACCCGCCAGCTTACCGTCTCGGACGCGCTGCGGGACTCGCTGGATGCGGACGCGGCGGCGGTCGACCTGCCCGACGACGTGCGGCGCCAGTACCAGCGCGAGCCGTACCGCCTCAAGCTATGCTACGTCGAGGAACGGCTCCGTGGCCTGCTCGACCGGATCGACGCGACCGACGTGGAGGCGATGGCGGGGGCCTACACCGCCGACGACCTGCTCGCCGACCTTGACCTCATTGCCGAGAGCCTCCACGGCCACGGCTTCGAGGACGCGGCGCAGAGCGGACAGCTCCACCGTCTCCGCTCGCTGGTTAAGACGTTCGGATTTCACCTCGCCGCCCTCGACGTGCGCCAGCACAGCGGGGTCCACGAGGACACGGTGGCCGCACTGCTCGACGCTGGAGGGGTGACGGCCGGTTACGAATACCTCTCGGAGGAGGAAAAGCTGGAGGTGCTGTCCCGGGAGCTCCAGAACCCGCGTCCGCTCGTGAACCGCCACGCGGATCTGCCCCCGGACGCGGCGGAGTTAATGGAGGTGTTCGAGGTCATCCGGGCGATGCACGCGGTCGACCCCGACATCGTCGGCAGCTACGTGGTGAGCATGACCCACACCGTGAGCGACCTGCTGGAGCCGATGCTGCTGGCGAAAGAGGCGGGCCTCGGCGCGGTGGTCGACGGCAGCTACCGGTGCCCGCTCGACATGGTGCCGCTTTTCGAGACGATTGAAGACCTCGACGCCGCCGACGACCGGATGGAGACGCTCTTTACGCACCCGGTCTACGCCGCGCAGCTGGAGGGGCGTGACGGCTTCCAGGAGATCATGCTGGGCTACTCCGACAGCAACAAGGACGGCGGCTACTGGATGGCCAACTGGGCCCTCCACAAGGCCATCCATGCGCTCGGCGTGGTGTGCGACGAGCACGACGTGGACCTGCGTCTCTTCCACGGGCGCGGCGGCACCGTGGGGCGCGGCGGCGGCCACACCTCGCAGGCCATCCAGGCGCTCCCGCCCGTCGTGCACAACGGCCGCATCCGAATGACCGAGCAGGGCGAGATCATCTCGTTCCGGTACGCGCTGCCCGACATTGCGCGGCGCCACGTGGAGCAGATCGTGAACGCGACCCTTACGGCCACGGCCCGCGCCCAGAACACCCCGCCCGCCGAGAACCCCCTGCTGGCCGACAAGGTGTCGATGGAGTCCGATGTGGTTGCCCTCATGGACCGCCTCGCCGAGGAGAGCATGTCGGCCTACCGCGAATTCATCGACGACCCCGAGGGGTGGCAGTGGTACACCGCGGCCACGCCCATCGAACACATCAGCCGCCTCCCCATCGCCTCGCGGCCCGTCTCCCGGGCCTCGGAGGGGGAGGAGGTCGAGTTCGAGAACCTGCGTGCCATTCCGTGGGTGTTTGCGTGGACGCAGACACGCTACATCGCGCCGGGCTGGTACGGCACCGGCCAGGGCCTCGCCACACTCATGGAGGAACGTCCGGGCGCCCGCGACACGCTCCAAGAGCTGTATCAGAGCTGGCCCTTCTTCCGGACCGTCCTCGACAGTGCCCAGCGGGAAATGGCCCGCACGCGCCTTCCCATTGCCGAGCGGTACGACGCGCTCGCCGACGTGGAGACCTCCTTTCACGATCCCATCGTGGAGGACTACGAGCGGGCCGAGGACGCCATCCTCCAAATCACGGATCAGGAAGCGCTCTTCGACAGCAACCCGGTTCTCAAAAAGTCGATCGAGCTCCGAAACCCGTACACCGACGTGCTCAACCTGCTGCAGATCGAGCTTCTGAAGCGGTACCGGGCCAGCACGGACGACGCCGAGCAGGAGGCCCTCCGTGAAGACATTTTCCTGAGCATCAACGGCGTCGCCGCGGCCATGCAGAGCACCGGGTAG
- a CDS encoding PAS domain S-box protein has protein sequence MESDAPPHAQFYRSSFSEPADPFSETSSPAAAHSGPETDADPERSFDRVLDLAACVFDTPMAMGTLHANGQPQVVAADGLREAGLQNEDDGVKTRLCTRTLRSPGATVIADAADDPRLADHPWVAGDSEIRFYAGTPLVGPQDHRIGTLCVLDTEPNSPDPADVDRLEGLAEMVVNELELHRWADAWDRARQRYDAIFNHTYQFTGLLKPDGTLVEANDAALEFGGLEREEVVGKPLWDTHWWQTTPEARQRVRGAVERAAEGEFVRYETEVQGADGTRVVDFSIRPVTTADGSVTMLIPEGRDITDRKQQERRLRKEKRKTEEALQARDALLESITENISGGIYRSTPDEGLVYANQSLADMLGYRSVDALLEADPARFYADPDQREQVLRQSNRNDGINGVEVEFRRTDGTTFTGLLSATTVRGSDGDVQYYDGAVTEITERKRQERQLRQSRERWRRLVEKLQDGLHISVDGDIRYINPAGAEILGADDPEDVIGHSLWDFVVLASQQEFFENRLRKVYRERTSTAPQELEITGVNGERRVIESYTVPIEFNGERAGQTIFRDVTEQKEMEQALREREERLRSITENVSDGIYRSTPDQGLVYANRAFADIFGYESADEVLEIDPTQLYARPETREESRRITKEQGHVDAIEIEFRRKDGSTLTGLVSTTTVRDEDGEVVYYDGAVTDISEQKQQSRTLRDRQQKLESLYAATRHLWSAETPDAVATRIQEVLQEVFDYPISGVAFVRDRQLVPVEVAVAPTHQMPTIQSLPVDGDSISARAYRSGETVVVQNVEALDNDVSYGDLRSMACAPMGEHGIVLMGQVSHEEFGAFNLRLVEILSTYAAVVLDRLGREQKLVEAKEKAEQVNEMKSAFLANMSHEIRTPLTSIIGFAEAIGDEVNGADTTVSRFAGLIEQGGRRLLETLDAVLNLSKLEAEEMELVLSPLNVAEQAEDVGALFEQQAAEAGINLRMDMPSGPLWARADEGALRIVLRNLVSNAVKYTGEGGQVWIRAHRAKDQAVLEVEDTGQGMDPAAVSTLFEAFNQASEGKGREYEGTGLGLAVTKQAVDQMEGTIDVDTEKGVGSRFVVRLPRPEQEAPGT, from the coding sequence ATGGAGTCAGATGCCCCCCCACACGCTCAATTCTACCGTTCCTCGTTCTCGGAGCCTGCCGACCCGTTTTCGGAGACAAGCTCCCCTGCAGCGGCCCATTCTGGGCCGGAGACCGACGCAGACCCTGAGCGCTCGTTCGACCGGGTCCTAGACCTTGCCGCCTGCGTCTTCGACACCCCGATGGCAATGGGGACCCTTCACGCGAATGGGCAGCCACAGGTGGTGGCCGCCGATGGGCTCCGTGAAGCAGGCCTCCAGAATGAGGACGACGGGGTGAAGACTCGTCTTTGTACACGAACGCTTCGATCCCCGGGGGCGACGGTCATCGCGGACGCTGCGGACGACCCCCGGCTTGCCGACCACCCGTGGGTCGCAGGAGATTCCGAGATTCGCTTCTACGCCGGCACCCCGCTGGTGGGCCCGCAGGACCACCGGATCGGGACGCTGTGCGTGCTGGACACCGAGCCCAACTCCCCCGACCCCGCCGATGTCGACCGGCTCGAAGGCCTCGCCGAGATGGTCGTCAATGAGCTGGAGCTACACCGTTGGGCCGACGCGTGGGACCGGGCCCGGCAGCGGTACGACGCCATCTTCAACCACACCTACCAGTTCACGGGCCTGCTGAAGCCGGACGGGACCCTCGTGGAGGCCAACGACGCAGCCCTCGAGTTTGGCGGGCTGGAGCGCGAGGAGGTCGTCGGAAAACCACTCTGGGACACGCACTGGTGGCAGACGACTCCGGAGGCGCGGCAGAGGGTCCGAGGGGCCGTCGAACGGGCGGCCGAGGGCGAATTTGTGCGGTACGAGACGGAGGTACAAGGGGCCGACGGGACCCGGGTGGTCGATTTCTCAATCCGTCCGGTCACCACCGCGGACGGATCGGTTACGATGCTGATTCCTGAGGGCCGCGACATCACCGACCGGAAGCAGCAGGAACGCCGACTCCGGAAGGAAAAGCGCAAGACCGAGGAGGCCCTTCAGGCACGCGACGCCCTGCTCGAGTCCATCACCGAAAACATTTCGGGAGGCATCTACCGGTCGACACCCGACGAGGGCCTCGTTTACGCCAATCAGTCCCTCGCCGACATGCTCGGCTACCGGAGCGTTGATGCGCTTCTGGAAGCCGACCCGGCCCGGTTCTACGCCGACCCCGACCAACGGGAACAGGTCCTTCGGCAGTCCAATCGGAACGACGGCATCAACGGGGTCGAAGTGGAATTTCGGCGCACGGACGGGACGACCTTCACGGGCCTGCTGAGCGCCACGACCGTTCGGGGCTCCGACGGGGACGTGCAGTACTACGACGGAGCCGTGACCGAGATCACCGAGCGGAAGCGGCAGGAGAGGCAGCTTCGGCAAAGCCGGGAGCGGTGGCGGCGCCTCGTCGAGAAGCTCCAGGACGGCCTTCACATCTCCGTCGACGGCGACATTCGCTACATCAACCCGGCCGGGGCCGAGATACTGGGCGCAGACGATCCGGAGGACGTGATCGGCCACTCCCTCTGGGATTTTGTCGTCCTGGCGTCTCAGCAGGAGTTCTTCGAGAACCGACTTCGAAAGGTCTATCGGGAGCGCACGTCGACCGCTCCACAAGAGTTGGAGATTACCGGCGTGAATGGAGAGCGCCGCGTCATCGAGAGCTACACGGTGCCCATCGAATTCAACGGAGAGAGGGCCGGGCAGACGATCTTCCGGGACGTGACCGAACAAAAAGAAATGGAGCAGGCCCTCCGCGAGCGGGAGGAACGACTCCGCTCGATTACCGAGAATGTCTCGGACGGCATCTACCGGTCCACCCCCGACCAAGGGCTCGTTTATGCTAATCGGGCCTTCGCCGATATCTTCGGGTACGAGAGCGCCGACGAGGTCCTCGAGATTGACCCGACGCAGTTGTACGCACGTCCGGAGACCCGAGAGGAAAGCCGGCGCATCACGAAAGAGCAGGGTCACGTCGACGCGATTGAGATCGAATTCCGACGCAAAGACGGGTCGACGCTTACCGGTCTCGTCAGCACCACCACGGTGCGCGATGAAGACGGCGAGGTGGTGTACTACGACGGGGCCGTCACCGATATCTCCGAGCAGAAGCAGCAGTCCCGGACGCTCCGGGACCGGCAGCAGAAACTGGAATCGCTGTACGCGGCCACACGCCACCTCTGGAGCGCCGAAACCCCCGACGCGGTCGCGACCCGCATCCAAGAGGTGTTGCAGGAGGTGTTCGACTACCCCATTTCGGGCGTCGCCTTCGTGCGGGACAGGCAGCTCGTCCCCGTCGAGGTCGCGGTCGCTCCGACCCACCAGATGCCAACGATTCAGTCGCTCCCGGTCGATGGGGACAGCATCAGCGCTCGGGCGTACCGGTCCGGAGAGACAGTGGTGGTGCAGAATGTAGAGGCCCTCGACAACGACGTGTCGTATGGCGACCTGCGCTCGATGGCCTGTGCCCCCATGGGGGAGCACGGGATCGTGTTGATGGGACAGGTGTCACACGAGGAGTTCGGCGCGTTCAACCTGCGCCTCGTCGAGATACTGTCGACCTACGCCGCCGTGGTGCTCGACCGGCTGGGCCGCGAGCAGAAGCTCGTTGAGGCGAAGGAGAAGGCCGAGCAGGTCAACGAAATGAAGTCGGCCTTTCTGGCCAACATGAGCCATGAGATCCGCACTCCCCTGACGTCGATCATCGGATTTGCGGAGGCCATCGGGGACGAAGTGAACGGAGCGGACACCACCGTGTCCCGATTTGCGGGCCTCATCGAGCAGGGAGGACGGCGCCTGCTCGAAACGCTCGACGCGGTGTTGAACCTGTCGAAGCTGGAGGCCGAGGAGATGGAGCTCGTCCTTTCCCCGCTCAACGTGGCCGAGCAGGCCGAAGACGTAGGCGCTCTCTTCGAACAACAGGCTGCGGAGGCCGGCATCAATCTTCGGATGGACATGCCCTCGGGTCCCCTGTGGGCGCGGGCCGACGAGGGCGCGCTGCGCATCGTGCTGCGCAACTTGGTGTCGAACGCGGTCAAATACACCGGAGAAGGAGGACAGGTCTGGATCCGGGCCCACAGGGCCAAGGACCAGGCGGTCTTGGAGGTGGAGGACACCGGACAAGGGATGGACCCGGCGGCGGTTTCGACTCTCTTCGAAGCCTTCAATCAGGCCTCCGAGGGCAAGGGCCGCGAGTATGAAGGAACGGGCCTGGGGCTGGCCGTCACCAAACAGGCCGTCGATCAGATGGAGGGCACAATCGACGTCGACACCGAGAAAGGGGTGGGGAGTCGCTTCGTCGTGCGCCTGCCCCGACCGGAGCAGGAAGCCCCCGGTACGTAG
- a CDS encoding TolB family protein: protein MSLVRLWRLGLAVILVSMGGCTEPPDGEDSAEDPAADDSIAAMAPGTNVVVAPLDASDDSLRMGTPRPATTRPGYDNQPAFLRTEPGLVWTAIRDGQADLYRQAGDDGDVTQVTETPESEYSPTPRPGGALTVVRVEADGRQRLWRYRADGTPAAPVLPEADSVGYHAWLDSSRVALFVLGSPPTLHVTNANTGADTVVARRIGRSLQPVPGQAAVSFVQLGPDSSVAIHRLDGKSLTTRRLIDAPTEDPTGDHAWTPSGHLLMATEDALVAWRRGRTGWRPVAALDTMDVSRLAVSRTGERLAMVVAE, encoded by the coding sequence ATGTCGCTCGTCCGCCTGTGGAGGTTGGGTCTCGCGGTCATTCTGGTGTCCATGGGAGGCTGTACGGAGCCCCCAGATGGGGAAGACTCCGCGGAAGACCCTGCGGCGGACGATTCAATTGCCGCCATGGCGCCAGGGACGAATGTGGTTGTGGCGCCGCTCGATGCATCCGACGATTCGCTCCGTATGGGTACGCCGAGGCCCGCTACGACGCGGCCCGGCTATGACAACCAGCCTGCTTTTTTGCGAACCGAGCCGGGACTCGTCTGGACGGCCATCCGCGACGGGCAGGCGGATCTGTACCGGCAGGCCGGGGACGACGGGGACGTTACGCAGGTAACCGAGACGCCCGAGAGTGAGTATTCACCGACTCCCCGGCCCGGCGGAGCACTGACGGTCGTGCGCGTCGAGGCGGATGGCCGGCAGCGTCTCTGGCGGTACCGGGCCGATGGCACGCCGGCCGCCCCGGTGCTGCCCGAGGCCGATTCGGTGGGCTACCATGCGTGGCTCGACAGCAGCCGCGTGGCTCTCTTCGTGCTTGGATCTCCGCCGACGCTCCATGTGACCAACGCGAACACCGGCGCCGACACGGTTGTGGCCCGCCGCATCGGACGGTCGCTTCAGCCGGTGCCCGGACAGGCCGCCGTCAGTTTTGTCCAGCTCGGTCCTGACTCGTCGGTTGCGATTCATCGGCTCGATGGGAAATCTCTCACCACCCGTCGACTAATAGACGCGCCGACGGAAGATCCGACCGGCGACCACGCCTGGACGCCGAGTGGGCACCTCCTCATGGCAACCGAGGACGCGCTCGTGGCCTGGCGCAGGGGGAGGACAGGCTGGCGCCCGGTGGCTGCGCTGGACACGATGGACGTGTCCCGTCTCGCGGTGTCACGCACTGGCGAACGGCTGGCGATGGTGGTCGCAGAGTAA
- a CDS encoding LemA family protein, which produces MRSKGAITLAVLVVVLGFVGCGATSSYNSLVQSDEEVQESWSNLQATYQRRADLIPNLVETVQGAADFEQETLQSVTEARAKATSIQVDAGDLDNPQRLRQFQEAQSALGKSLGRLLAVSENYPKLQATQSFSDLQAQLEGTENRITVARRDYNSTVRQYNTQVRSFPTVVFASLMGFKTKTPFEAEAGAEQAPDVDFGSDS; this is translated from the coding sequence ATGCGAAGCAAAGGCGCCATCACCCTTGCCGTCCTCGTGGTCGTTCTCGGCTTCGTCGGCTGCGGGGCCACGAGCTCGTACAACAGCCTCGTCCAGAGCGACGAGGAGGTGCAGGAGTCGTGGTCCAACCTGCAGGCGACCTACCAGCGGCGGGCCGACCTCATTCCCAATCTCGTGGAGACGGTGCAGGGCGCCGCCGACTTCGAGCAGGAGACGCTGCAGTCGGTGACGGAGGCCCGGGCGAAGGCCACCTCCATTCAGGTGGACGCCGGGGACCTCGACAATCCCCAGCGGCTCCGGCAATTTCAGGAGGCCCAGTCGGCCCTCGGCAAGTCGCTCGGGCGGCTGCTGGCCGTCTCCGAGAACTACCCGAAGCTGCAGGCCACACAGAGCTTCAGCGACCTGCAGGCACAGCTGGAGGGCACGGAGAACCGCATCACGGTGGCGCGGCGCGACTACAACAGCACCGTGCGCCAGTACAACACGCAGGTCCGGTCCTTCCCGACGGTGGTATTCGCGAGCCTCATGGGCTTCAAGACGAAAACGCCGTTCGAGGCGGAGGCGGGGGCCGAGCAGGCGCCGGACGTGGACTTCGGTAGTGATTCGTAA